The nucleotide sequence aaaaagcactggGGAGCATTCATCAGCGCTCTGTTGCCCTTTGTCTGGAACCTGGGGTCACAAATCTTAGCAAGTGGCGCATAGCTTCAGTTCTTACGCGTCACGAGCCTCGCACTCACACGAAGTCGCAAATTATACTGCGCGAGAATCGTAGGGAAAATGAACGGCATTCACATGTGCGTCACCCGTAGTTAAGAACAAAGTGCCGTGGCCGATAGATTGAAAGCTCCCCATTGTGTTCGGCCCCAGACGTTTCTTCAGACCGAGCTGCGCTGTCGCGGCAGGGCCCGTTTGATGGCTGAGTGGAACCACATTTCCAGCTTGTAAGTCTTGAGGTTTTTCCTTTCTCCCGAGTACAAAGCACGGTGTGTGCGGACCGTAAAACGCACGGTTCTGCGTGAGCTTTTCGACTCGAGCTGGATTCATTTAgcgtttgaattttttttttttaatggtggattggtaataattataataatgctcTGAGTTCAAATTTGCACGGTGGAAGTGACAtctctcattttttccccctaaatgACACTGAATCGGCGTTTTGAAATACAAGCCATTCGTAGTCCTGGGTTCGCTTGCAACAGTGCCAAAATAGGCTACCTGCCAACGCTCGCGCTGGTACTTCCCGAACTTCATTCCCTGTgatgaacaaaacaacaacaacaacaaaacccaCGTCTGACTACATACCTATCTTTTTATAGCATTGCACAGAGTTCCTTTGATCCTGTGGTCTATATTTGAAATCGCTCGTGGAAAAGCGAGCGCTTTCGCGCAtggaaaatgtgtatttcttAAAGGCCAGTTCATAAAGTTTGGCCTTCTCTAACATAAAAAGGCAAGGCTGAGTCATTGTTGCAGGAACTGTCTACTAAGCCATCTACCTCTCGAAATTTTACTCATCACTATAGCATCTGTGTTCCATAAAACATACAGCAATCTTTAAAGTTGGTGCATTATTTGAGTCCATTAATCCTTCCATACCATTTTATTAGATGCAGGAGGTCAACCTAGGATTACATTTATGCACGTGATCATATGTCacgtataaaataaaataatataaatgggGGGAAAGAGCTTTGTAAATTATAGATTTGAAAGGCGGTGTGTCAGCATTGCCCTCCTGTGGTAACTGGGAGAAACTGTAGCTGCCTTCTCTTCTGTTTGACTTGAAATAAGATGCTTTGTTGTCCCGGAAGTACCCGACTACTACTGACTACTGGCTGGAAACTTTCTTAGACCATTAATCAGGTTAATGTAAAGCCATTGTCGCTAATAGTTTACCTCGGTTTAATTATGACTCCTTATTACTCTTATTTATGTGGTGGTGAATCAATGTCTTTATTtcccagaaaataaaaatatagcacATTTAATGAGTTttacaaaaccttttttgcaCCAAGTAGATTCCCctgagataaaataaaatacaattttcttATAAGAACAGTAAAATCATTACAAATACTTGTTTTCGTGTGTTTACTGAAGCTGTTGTGCTCACAAAATTTGGCTGCAATCATTAttactgcagtgaaaatataatGCGGGAACAGCAATGCTTATTAGTACTCTTGGAGGCAAAGCATTTTGGTACCCCTTTAGCTCctgaatttttcattaaaaaagatttaaatcaTAATCCATTCAAAGTCACCTTTCACCTTTTCTCAGTTCATGAAAATTCAAGGCACTTTGTCCCCTGCTTAATAGATGTCAGTTTGTAAGTCCTTGTAGTCACGGGAACAAGAAACACTGACCATTTTCCACTGAAGTCTACCCTTCGGAAAGTCAGAGGCACAAGCCGTAGCTAAGGTCAAACGTGAGCATTAGCTCGGGCACAAGCCTTTCTGGCATTTTTCCAGCTCGATGCCACAGGCTCTGTGATTTGATAAAGCAGGACAGTACCTTGCActcacattttttctgttttttcctttaaaaaataaagtattccaaggtataattttatttgatgtCCAGGGACGAGCAGCTAGTTCATTACACCTCTTCTGGAGGGGCAATGACATCATATGCGGACCTCGTTTAAGCTAGGCGGCGCACATAGGTTTCCTAAAATTGCATAAATGGAGCCGGGCATTACCAGCTCTGCTCATATTCAACAACTGGGCAGCTCTGACCAGGGAGCGGGCAGATGAGTCTCAGCGGTGCTGCTCAGTGGCTGATGTCTTGTCCCAGCAAAAGCCATCTAGAGAGGTgaaaatctaggttgagagaagTTTCGACATAAAACGGCCAGGTTAACCCCAATAGAGCGCAGGTTTAacctggatatagcctggcAACGTCATagtcggctagaaaactttcacttttcaaccaaacgTAGCCGGGATTTCACCGGAAACGCCTAGATGGTTTTTCTCCAACTTTTCACCTCTAAAATGTTCCCTGGGTGCCCAAAGTTCCCCTGGATGACCAGCACAAGCACATGAGCTCCTCACCAGCCTTCCCCTCTTCTTAAACTCAATCTCATGTCCCCCAAAAAACCTCCCCGCGGCCTCACATGACCGTGTTGTCTGCTGAGTCGTCGATGTCGATCACCTCGAAGCCTTCGTTGTCGATGCCCTTCTTCTCCGGGTGGGCCTGGCCCTGGGCGTGGGGTTGGATTGGCGGGCGGTGGTACCCCTCGTCGTGGAAGCAGAGGGCGCAGTGCGGCGTGGGCACGGGCACGGCCCGGGAGAAGTTGGAGAAGTCCACGCGGTACTTGCCGCCCTTGGCGCGCGAGATGATGGGCAGGAAGCTGTAGCCCCACTGCACCTCCTGCGGGATGAAGGAGGTGCGCACctggcaggaggagctggtggacTCGGCCGTGCCGTCCAGGAAGACCACCAGCTCGAAGTCCTGCAGGTGGAGCGTGTCGGCGGCCATGCCGAAGAAGGGGCTGGACTTGTCGATGACGTGGCAGAGCGTGAGCGGGCAGACGAAGAACAGGTTGTCCTTGCCGGCGTCCACCACGAAGTCGATGCCCACCTGGTCCATGATGACCGTCTCGCCCTCGGGGGTGACGGTGGTCCGCAGCAGCTTGCCGTAGATCTGGCTGCCGATCAGCAGCGTCTTGCGCATGTTGGCCACGCGGATCTGCAGGCAGAGCTCGCCCTTCTGCGGGCAGATCACCGCCGTCTCGCTGAAGGTCACCGTCTTGGCCCGCTTCTTGGGCAGCGAGATCTTGGCCAGGATGACGCCGCACATGAAGCAGTTGATGATGGCGCCGATAAGCGACTGGATGACGATGAGGGCCACCGCCACGGCGCAGTCGCCCGTCACCGCCCGCCCGCCGTAGCCGATGGTGGTCTGGGTCTCCAGCGAGTAGAGGAAGGCGGTGGTGAGCCCGTTGACGTTGCTGACGCACGGGACGTGGCCCTTGGCGTAGCTCTGGCCGGCCAGGTCCCCGTTGGTCTTGGCGATCCAGTACCAGAGCAGGCCGAAGAAGAACCAGCTGCCCGTGAAGGAGGCGATGAAGAGGAAGATCATGAAGCGCCAGCGGATCTCCACGAAGGTGGTCCAGAAGTCCTTCAGGAAGGCGAAGTGGCTGTGGTACTCCACGTTGCCGAACTCGATGTTGCAGCGCCCGTCCTTGGCCACCAGGCGGCTCCTCCGGATCCTGCGCTCCGCCAGGTGGTTGTGGATGTGCTTGCGCATGAACCGGAACATTGCCGAAAACTGCGGGGAAGGAGAAAACAGAACAGATACGGGCCAGGCCCgtcttcagatttttttgtggaGGGATGTGATCTGAAAGTGTAATTTGGTTATTCACATTTCAACTGTCACATGTAATTCatatcatggtaaatggtaaatggactgcatttatatagcatgCAACCGAGAGCAGATTTCATAGATTAGTGTGATTAATGTGCTTTGGAAATGGCCATCACCTgaaactaataatgtaatatttcctTCTTCTCAGAAAAAGGAAAGGTTCTGGTATGGAGCACTGATGATGTTTTCCAGACTGCATAGGTCAGAAACTGAGAATGTTAAACTGCTccccttttttttgcctttactAAGCTGTAAAATTAGCTTTAAGAAAACAGTTTTCAATTATAGAACATCTGCATGAAATTGAACATTGATAgtttgcacacacatttttattaactgGCTAGTAAAATTAGTTCTATTGGTTGTTTTCAGTTATccaattaaattatttctatCATAATACTTTGAATGCACGAAACTAACATTTGTCCTATTCAATCAAACCGTTTAACTTTTTACAACGGGTTCTCTGATCATTCAGATGTTAACAATTTCCGTCATTAAAACCAAATTCACCCCTACAAATCAACAAGGACAGTGACGTAAAAGTTTCCCTAAGAAATGTCCTTCAGCTTTATGAGTGTTAGCTTAAATGACAATGAAAACATCTCGGTAACTGTTTAACACAGGTCACTGCTCTTCTCGTAAAACCAATGAGCCAAAACTCTTTATGGAATTAAATGGTGGCACCCTCCCTAGTGACCTAGGGAAGAAAGGTTAACACTCAGGCGTTCCGCCGAAAACTTTATtcggtaaaaaaaacaaataaataagagagAGCGTGAAGGGTAATTCTCAGCCTAAAGAGGGACGAGAGGGCTTCGCTCTCTCAGCCCGTGAGTAGCCAGCACGCGGAATCCAGTGCACATACCTGCCGTCTGAGTCTGCTGGCCAGGCGCTGCAGATAGccgcttttttgttttgcttttttttgtcgCTCCGATTTTTACAGTCCCGGTTTGTTTCCCGCAAGTTTCTGTTCGTGTGTTGCGAGTTTTAATCCCCAACGCAATGCCTTAATCTCGGGCACATGCCGTAGCGCGCACActgctgcccccaccccacccccccaccccaacccccaccccaaacctccCGCTTACGGCAAAAAGcaggccttttaaaaaaaacaaaaaataacaaacgtCAGCTTTCCCCCTGGACTCTGATCTATCTGCTCCCCGAACCAAACCTCACCAAACTCCGAGCTCCCACACTCCGCACAAGGCAACCCCcaacgccccgccccccacgcaGGGATCCGCATTCATCGCCCCCGCCGCCACCAAAGTTCAGCCCATGCGGCGGACGTATATCACCGCCGGGGGGGGATTAGCCGAAGGAATGGAACATGCCGGAATCTCTAGGGCAACTCCTGGACGCACACAATGCAGGGGCGGTCAGCGGTGCGACCATTCAGAGCGCGGGAAGACAACGCCACACAACGCGGcaccctgctggggggggggggcggggtggcgttgggggtgggggtgttggggggggggggcagtgagggtggggggcttTTCATCAAGAACACTGAGATGTTTCGTCGTGCCCCACAAAGAAATCCTTCAAtcacatttcccttttttttgtgtgtgggcgACTACCCCTAtcctgcccctcccacccctccaaaacaaaaattctCACCCCAATAGTGTATGGGAAAAGACAAGTGAAGACCTTTGCTGTgtacttctaaaaaaaaaaaaaaaaaaaaaaaaaaaaaaaaaatttggagaAAAGGTGAAACAGCTTTGTTTGAAACTATGATCTTAACATATCTTGAAATCAGGTGGTTAactgtgtatttaaaaacaattgctCATTAActtgggaggggtgggtgggggtgtgggcgaacttttttccacattaagCGTTCGGAATAAGACATAAATCTTCGGCCGTGCCTGAGCGAGCACGGATGCCATTAGGGCTATGCAAATCAGGGAGACTGCGAATGAAATCAAAAGACCTGCAGGATAGGAGACAATACTGACAGCTGAGCCagggacgggggcggggagggggggtggacgggggggggagcagggggggaggAAAAGACCAAGCTCCCGTAACGCTCCCGCTGTGTCCATCCTGCTCTCTCTAATGCGGCAGGGAGCTGGGGACACCAGGGGCACCAGGACACTTATCACAGCCTCTCTGAGGGACTTGTGAGTTTACCGAAAACCCTTTCAACAGGTTTCACGGGCTTCGGGCCCGTCCGTGATGTCACCGCATGCTTACCGCACGGCTGGGAAATGATGCGTCTTGATTTCCTCTCATTGTAACCGGGGCAACAGTGCACAGCAGTGAATGGCATGTGGCCATGTTAGCTAAGCGGCGCAGATCATTGTGTATGACTGGCGTGGCTAAAAGATGAGCTGGGTGCCAGAGATACCTTAACAGACATGCATTACAATTCCCTatgttgaaattaaatatattgccAAGATATTTTAATACGTCTCTATATATGGAAAAGACACACATTATCACCACTTTGTTAGTGGAggatatattttcaaaaatacacatatttgcACATTAACTTTCAATATGTGAAATCAGGAATCATGTAAACAACCACTTGCTCAGAgcacctctttctctcccctgaaaaagaaaactctacttttgtttttaaacgaGAGGCTGATGCCAtgaaacttttttctttcatcatatGTGTCAGTGAGTAGACGATGCTGATGTGGTGTGCCTATTAAATTTTTGTTATAGCTGCCTAGCACTTTATGTTTAGCATATTGTCTTATACTGTCAATACTAAGTAAAGTCTTTTtaataatgacattaaaaattaGATTAATATTCAATTATTATAATtccttatttttgttgttgttgttttactaGATTATAACCTGTTGAACGAAATAGAAAGTGATTCTGATGTAAGTCTTACCTTGCTAACAGCGCTGCCTTgggaaacaaaatatattttggggTGCGATGTCTCCGGTTCGGTTGGGTGCAGTTTCAGGTGAAGTGTCGCCCTCTGTGATGCAGAAAGTGCTCTGGAATGTTCCGCGGCACCTGCCACCTTTTATAGGCATCACAGGTTAATTAAAACCATTTTGCATGCCAATCATTACCtgcaaaccccctcccccccctccccctctcccccacccccagcccccaccaccATCCTTTCAGGTGCAAAGTAGTCCACAGTTCACATCACCGACTCAAACTACTCAAAAACAGGTCTTCTCCTAGCCTCTCTGTCTATGTTCCACTCCTAAATCAGTAGATCGAGGTGGAAAAAGAAGAGTTTATGAAAGTATGTGTTTCTGTTGCAAGCCTATGTTATTGCACTCCGTTGGAAAAAAAACGGATACAAAGTAGCCTACACAAAGGCACCCAAGGCTATTGTCTGACTTGGGTTGACAGAGTTCACAAAACCCATAACTGCATCAGGTTTACAATAGAAAGAAACCACACATACTTTTAAGAATAATAATCTACTTTCAtaatagaaattttttttttaaaaacataaagatGACACACAACCAGTGAATGTACTTAGTCATACAAATAGATACAATAGAGGAAAATATTCTAATTCACAACCACTCAAATCTTTCAGCACAATTTTGATTGATTCTAATTTCTTTTTAAGGACCATTTTATCTGGTTATTGTAGGACTTACTGAACTGCacctgtgatgttttttttttttttttttttttttaaagaagcttttgcatttaattttaagtcaaatttaaggacaaatattgactgGATTTAAGTCTGGATCTacactacatggtcaaaagtatgtggaaacCTGGCATCCAACATcgcatccaaaattatgggcattaatatggaggtGGTCTGCCCTTttctgctgtaacaacctccacccttctgggaaggctttgtgctagatgttggagcattgatgttggagcattgccgcaaggatttgcttccattcagcattagtgaggtcggggaCTGATTTGgacaattaggcctggctcgcagttggctttccagttgatcccagaggtgttggatggggttcaggtcagggctctgcgcaGGTCAATCAAAATCTTCTGAACTGTTctggacaaaaccatttctatatggaccttgctgtatgcccgggggcattgtcatgctggatcaggaaaagggccttccccaaactgttggggaagcacagaattgtgtAGAATGTGGctgtatgctgtggcattacGATTTACATTCACTGGaaccaaaccatgaaaaacagccccagactaagcGGTGTCCAGATACGTTTGTTGATacactgtattttaaaacaatggacTGCCGCTTTTGTTCACTGTTTGACGACCCAACAGGCGAAGTAAGGTTAGTAAACTTTACCACATTTTATTTACGCTCCCTGCACATTCAGTTTCTGTCATTGCTCCACAAGCAGCCTACGTTAACACCTGCAAAAACGTATACTGTTCTGACAAggataaagtttaaaaaagaggCAGTGTATTGTAGCCCATACGCTACATCGGCCACAGCAGGTTTTTACTCATTTCAGAAGCCGTTGGTGAGACGTGACTGTATTGCCTCCACTGATAAATCATATAAGCCAGTAGGGGGTAAACTACACAGCACTATGAATATACGTTTAATGGTCCTGTAGTTCAAAGCGATTTGTTAAAACACTAATTATTTGATTGGAGGTGGATGAAATTACAGTATAACCTGATGAACACAGAGAAGCTAGGCAAATGAGCTTTCGCCTTACATGTGTATCCGGATGTTTTTAATTCTGTGAGGAGGGAGGATATTCGTGTACAGGAATTAAGTAGGCCTACTGGTAGTCTATGTCTGTAAGTTCTTGATGTTGAGTATATTATATTGATCACAAGAAACAGACTGTTTTCAAACCAGAAACGCACCCCAGAATGCAGACtggattttttcctttttttggtgcCCACTCGAAACACAGCTTCAACACCAGACCAACCTTTCttaagtaaaatttaaaaatcctgTCCAGTTGATCCAAATCTCAGAGTGCCCCTATTCCAGGAGACTAGTGGTGCATGTAGCATACTACGCTTTATTGGGAAAGAGCAGTTGGAAAAAGAATTGCAATGCTTGGACAACACTTCCTTGTTTAGGGTTAACTGAATCAGCCCCCTCggcacaaagcacaaaaaagtaCAATCAGCACGGCTGCCAGCAGTTTCCAAAGGGCTGCTCCTGCCGTGCATTGGGCTTATATAGTGGTGTGCCTCGGCAGTCGTTCCAATCTTCATCTATATCGACGTCGCTGCAGATGTCTATCTACCTGGGAAATCCTTAGCCAGTTCCGTTTTGCTATTGGCGTGGGAAGCAGTAAAACTCACTTGTTTTGTTATTCGCCAGGCATCAGGGCAAATATTGAGAAGTGTTTTCAGCACTGGAGAGCTCCCGCGCCCGAACCTGCAACTGATCAAGAAGAACCGCACCGTTCCACGCGCAGAAAGTTCTGGGAGccgttgaaaaaaaaaaaaaggaaacggcCAGTTGTTTGACGCATTGAGGAAAGACAGAAAATGTGCCTGCCGTCGGTGAGCTGCTTCAAAAAAAGGAGCAAGCCGATACGAAGTGATATAAATTATTCATGAACCACCAAACCACTAATAATACAGGCGTTAGCTAACCACTGCGTAGCCACATTATAATTTTAAAGAGCTCCAGCTATCTGTCAGCGGCAATAACCACCGAGAGGGCTGACGGCGCAAATAGGTCCTGGTTTAAAGCGAAATGCCTCCCGTTCATTACGAATTGTGGGACGAACAGGCCTCGCTATTTAGCATAAGTATTTCCAACACAGTAGGGCCTACATAATTTATAAGCTCAATAAACTTCAAAAAgaagcttttctttttctaggaatttttctattttattttttccatattcaGGATTTTCG is from Anguilla anguilla isolate fAngAng1 chromosome 9, fAngAng1.pri, whole genome shotgun sequence and encodes:
- the kcnj1b gene encoding ATP-sensitive inward rectifier potassium channel 1b: MFRFMRKHIHNHLAERRIRRSRLVAKDGRCNIEFGNVEYHSHFAFLKDFWTTFVEIRWRFMIFLFIASFTGSWFFFGLLWYWIAKTNGDLAGQSYAKGHVPCVSNVNGLTTAFLYSLETQTTIGYGGRAVTGDCAVAVALIVIQSLIGAIINCFMCGVILAKISLPKKRAKTVTFSETAVICPQKGELCLQIRVANMRKTLLIGSQIYGKLLRTTVTPEGETVIMDQVGIDFVVDAGKDNLFFVCPLTLCHVIDKSSPFFGMAADTLHLQDFELVVFLDGTAESTSSSCQVRTSFIPQEVQWGYSFLPIISRAKGGKYRVDFSNFSRAVPVPTPHCALCFHDEGYHRPPIQPHAQGQAHPEKKGIDNEGFEVIDIDDSADNTVM